The DNA region AAACACGGTATTTATTTCATTCGCATTGTCTTTTGCCGAAAAAATACGGGCTTCGGCAATATTTATCGGAGCAAATGCAGTTGATTTTTCAGGATATCCGGACTGCCGGCCGCAGTATTTCAGGGCGTGGCAGAATTTAGTCCATTCATTGGGCTTGAAAATAAAAGTATTAACCCCTCTCATAAATCTCAGTAAGGCCCGGATTGTAAAATTAGGAAAAAAAATGGATGTTCCGTTTGGGCTTACCTGGTCTTGTTATAAAGGAAAGAAAAAACCCTGCGGAATTTGCGATTCGTGCAGATTCAGAGAAAAAGGCTTTTTGGCCGCTCACCTTGAAGATCCTTTAATGAAAAGATGAATGAAAACGGATTAAAACTTTCAAAGACAGGCATATCTGAAATATTTTTTTCATTCCAGGGAGAAGGGTTATTTTTTGCTGAGCCCCAGATATTCGTAAGATTTTCGGGATGTAATATTAAGTGCTGTTATTGCGATACTAAAACTAAAAACAAAAATTTCCACGGCACTTCGGCTGTAGTTTATAAAGTCAGGTCTTTGATCAGGAAAAATGAAGATAAGTTTATTAAAAACAGATCAAAAACTGTCGTGCTTACCGGAGGAGAACCTCTCCTTTGGAAAGATTTTATCGCATCATTATTACCACGTTTAAAACGATTAAATTATTTGATTTACCTTGAGACTAACGGAATTTTAAGTAATAATTTGAAAAGCGTGATTAAGCGGATAGACGTTGTTTCAATGGACATTAAACTCCCGTCAGATTGCAAAAATTCTTACTGGAAAGATCACAGGAAATTTCTAGAAATTTGCAAAGATAAAGCTTTTGCTAAACTTGTGATTTCGGATAGAACTAAAAATGAAGAGGTTTTAAGAGCGGTTAATATGGTAAGCGATATTTCCAAGAAAATACCGTTTGTTTTTCAAACCGTTTCGCCAATTAAAAACATAAATAAACCAGCTATAATAAATACTGAAAAATGGATTGAATATGCTAAAAAGAAGCTTGATAAAGTATATTTAATCCCGCAGCTGCATAAAGTTTGGTATATAAATTAATTTATCCCCCTGTTTAGTTTTGCTTCCCTACAGTCTTCTTC from Elusimicrobiota bacterium includes:
- a CDS encoding 7-carboxy-7-deazaguanine synthase QueE codes for the protein MNENGLKLSKTGISEIFFSFQGEGLFFAEPQIFVRFSGCNIKCCYCDTKTKNKNFHGTSAVVYKVRSLIRKNEDKFIKNRSKTVVLTGGEPLLWKDFIASLLPRLKRLNYLIYLETNGILSNNLKSVIKRIDVVSMDIKLPSDCKNSYWKDHRKFLEICKDKAFAKLVISDRTKNEEVLRAVNMVSDISKKIPFVFQTVSPIKNINKPAIINTEKWIEYAKKKLDKVYLIPQLHKVWYIN